The Agromyces hippuratus genome has a window encoding:
- the sdhA gene encoding succinate dehydrogenase flavoprotein subunit has protein sequence MNTQSADAETTVIDGVHYHQFDIVIVGAGGAGMRAAIEAGPGAKTAVISKLYPTRSHTGAAQGGMAAALANVEEDSWEWHTFDTVKGGDYLVDQDAAEILAKEAIDAVIDLENMGLPFNRTPEGKIDQRRFGGHTRDHGKAPVRRACYAADRTGHMILQTLFQNCVRLGINFFNEYYVLDLVMTEVDGKQQPSGVVAYDLASGELHVFQAKAVIFATGGFGKIYKTTSNAHTLTGDGVGIIWRKGLPLEDMEFFQFHPTGLAGLGILLTEGARGEGAILRNASGERFMERYAPTIKDLAPRDIVARCMVQEVAEGRGAGPHKDYVLLDCTHLGAEVLETKLPDITEFARTYLGVDPVFEPVPVMPTAHYAMGGIPTNVAAEVLSDNDTVVPGLYAAGECACVSVHGSNRLGTNSLLDINVFGKRAGRNAVEYVKTVDFTPLPSDPAAAVRGMLEQLRDSDGTERIAAIRKELQDEMDKNAQVFRTDESLEHVTKVIAGLRDRYRNVAVHDKGKRFNTDLLEAVELGFLLDLAEVVVYSARNRKESRGGHMRDDFPNRDDANYMQHTMAYLSGDAHSSDAADHIRLDWKPVTITRYQPMERKY, from the coding sequence GTGAACACCCAGAGCGCCGACGCCGAGACCACGGTCATCGACGGCGTCCACTACCACCAGTTCGACATCGTCATCGTCGGCGCCGGCGGCGCCGGCATGCGAGCGGCGATCGAGGCCGGCCCCGGCGCGAAGACCGCGGTCATCTCGAAGCTCTACCCCACCCGCTCCCACACGGGCGCGGCGCAGGGCGGCATGGCCGCGGCGCTCGCGAACGTCGAGGAGGACAGCTGGGAGTGGCACACCTTCGACACCGTCAAGGGCGGCGACTACCTCGTCGACCAGGACGCGGCCGAGATCCTCGCCAAAGAGGCGATCGACGCGGTCATCGACCTCGAGAACATGGGCCTGCCGTTCAACCGCACGCCCGAGGGCAAGATCGACCAGCGACGCTTCGGCGGCCACACCCGCGACCACGGCAAGGCGCCCGTGCGCCGCGCCTGCTACGCGGCAGACCGCACGGGCCACATGATCCTGCAGACGCTGTTCCAGAACTGCGTGCGCCTCGGCATCAACTTCTTCAACGAGTACTACGTGCTCGACCTCGTCATGACCGAGGTCGACGGCAAGCAACAGCCGTCGGGCGTCGTCGCCTACGACCTCGCCTCGGGTGAGCTGCACGTCTTCCAGGCGAAGGCCGTGATCTTCGCGACCGGCGGCTTCGGCAAGATCTACAAGACCACGTCGAACGCGCACACCCTCACGGGCGACGGCGTCGGCATCATCTGGCGCAAGGGCCTGCCGCTCGAGGACATGGAGTTCTTCCAGTTCCACCCGACCGGGCTCGCCGGCCTCGGCATCCTCCTCACCGAGGGTGCCCGCGGCGAGGGCGCGATCCTGCGCAACGCCTCGGGCGAGCGGTTCATGGAGCGCTACGCGCCCACGATCAAGGACCTCGCGCCTCGCGACATCGTCGCCCGCTGCATGGTGCAGGAGGTCGCCGAGGGCCGCGGCGCCGGCCCCCACAAGGACTACGTGCTCCTCGACTGCACCCACCTCGGTGCCGAGGTGCTCGAGACGAAGCTGCCCGACATCACCGAGTTCGCGCGCACCTACCTCGGCGTCGACCCGGTGTTCGAGCCCGTGCCCGTCATGCCGACCGCGCACTACGCGATGGGCGGCATCCCGACGAACGTCGCCGCTGAGGTGCTCTCCGACAACGACACCGTCGTGCCCGGCCTCTACGCCGCCGGCGAGTGCGCCTGCGTCTCGGTGCACGGCTCGAACCGTCTCGGCACGAACTCCCTGCTCGACATCAACGTGTTCGGCAAGCGCGCCGGCCGCAACGCGGTCGAGTACGTGAAGACGGTCGATTTCACTCCTCTGCCCTCCGACCCGGCTGCCGCCGTGCGCGGCATGCTGGAGCAGCTCCGCGACTCCGATGGCACCGAGCGCATCGCCGCGATCCGCAAGGAACTGCAGGACGAGATGGACAAGAACGCCCAGGTGTTCCGCACCGACGAGTCGCTCGAGCACGTCACGAAGGTCATCGCCGGCCTCCGCGACCGGTATCGGAACGTCGCCGTGCACGACAAGGGCAAGCGGTTCAACACCGACCTGCTCGAGGCCGTCGAGCTGGGCTTCCTCCTCGACCTCGCCGAGGTGGTCGTGTACTCGGCCCGCAATCGCAAGGAGAGCCGCGGCGGCCACATGCGCGACGACTTCCCGAACCGCGACGACGCGAACTACATGCAGCACACGATGGCGTACCTGTCGGGCGACGCGCACTCGTCGGATGCGGCCGACCACATCCGACTCGACTGGAAACCGGTGACGATCACCCGCTACCAGCCCATGGAGAGGAAGTACTGA
- a CDS encoding succinate dehydrogenase iron-sulfur subunit, which translates to MSTATLEAQSTDAAIQSFTVTFLIRRFDPDVDTEPRWQDFDVEMYATDRVLDALHKIKWEQDGSLTFRRSCAHGICGSDAMRINGRNRLACKTLIKDLDISKPIYVEAIKGLPLEKDLIVDMEPFFASFREVQPFLVANSKPEPGKERVQSVAERAIFDDTTKCILCAACTSSCPVFWTDGQYFGPAAIVNAHRFIFDSRDDNAQTRLDILNDKEGVWRCRTTFNCTEACPRGIEVTKAIAEVKQAVMRGKP; encoded by the coding sequence GTGAGCACTGCCACGCTCGAAGCCCAGTCGACGGATGCCGCGATCCAGTCGTTCACCGTCACGTTCCTGATCCGCCGCTTCGACCCCGACGTCGACACCGAGCCGCGCTGGCAGGACTTCGACGTCGAGATGTACGCGACCGACCGCGTGCTCGACGCGCTGCACAAGATCAAGTGGGAGCAGGACGGCTCGCTGACCTTCCGCCGCTCCTGCGCGCACGGCATCTGCGGATCCGATGCGATGCGCATCAACGGCCGCAACCGCCTGGCCTGCAAGACGCTCATCAAGGACCTCGACATCTCGAAGCCCATCTACGTGGAGGCCATCAAGGGCCTGCCGCTCGAGAAGGACCTCATCGTCGACATGGAGCCGTTCTTCGCGAGCTTCCGCGAGGTGCAGCCCTTCCTCGTCGCGAACTCGAAGCCCGAGCCCGGCAAGGAGCGCGTGCAGTCGGTCGCCGAGCGAGCGATCTTCGACGACACCACCAAGTGCATCCTGTGCGCGGCGTGCACCTCGTCGTGCCCCGTGTTCTGGACCGACGGCCAGTACTTCGGCCCGGCGGCGATCGTGAACGCCCACCGCTTCATCTTCGACTCGCGCGACGACAACGCGCAGACGCGTCTCGACATCCTCAACGACAAAGAGGGCGTGTGGCGCTGCCGCACGACCTTCAACTGCACCGAGGCCTGCCCCCGCGGCATCGAGGTGACCAAGGCGATCGCCGAGGTCAAGCAGGCCGTCATGCGCGGCAAGCCGTAG